A region of the Deltaproteobacteria bacterium genome:
GTTCAAACCCTGGAAGAAAGTTCACGAATGGAAATCCCCCTGGGCCAAATGGTTCATCGGCGGCAAGTTGAACGCTTCGTACAATTGCCTCGACCGCCATGTTCTCTCCGGGCGCAAAAATAAAGCGGCGATCATCTGGGAAGGCGAACCCGGCGACGAGCGCGTGCTCACCTACCGCGATGTTTGGCGCGAGGTCAACAAGTTCGCCAACGTGCTCAAAAAACTCGGCGTCAAAAAAGGCGACCGGGTTTGTTTGTACATGGGCATGGT
Encoded here:
- a CDS encoding acetyl-coenzyme A synthetase, with amino-acid sequence MADKAIEVLLNEKRSFPPPKEFKKSANLKSAAVFNQARKNPQAFWAKAAKDLHWFKPWKKVHEWKSPWAKWFIGGKLNASYNCLDRHVLSGRKNKAAIIWEGEPGDERVLTYRDVWREVNKFANVLKKLGVKKGDRVCLYMGMV